A region of Cardinium endosymbiont of Sogatella furcifera DNA encodes the following proteins:
- the leuS gene encoding leucine--tRNA ligase, translating to MQPYIFTEIEKKWQNRWQEQKSIISSRSCTTTDAPKYYLLNMFPYPSGSGLHVGHYMGYVASDILARYYKHNGYHVLNPMGFDAFGLPAEQHAIQTGRHPAITTAKNIEKYTAQLNQVALDFDWDQSVNTSDPAYYRWTQWIFLQMFNAWYNTATQKAAPIDALIQEFVRHGNTKVQAACDDHTPIFSAEEWGAYTETEQQAKLLHYRLAYLKDSMVNWCEGLGTVLANEEVKDGLSERGGYPVTRKKMKQWSLRMTAYAERLRADLDLLDWPLSTKEMQRNWLGKSEGAEITFRVQGQRGETITVFTTRPETIFGACFIALAPEHPWVYFMAKQTGDVELMTYIEQSQNRSERSRLAETNFLSGVFVGACVIHPFTGAPLPIWVADYVLPNYGSGAIMGVPAHDKRDYIFAQSFDLLTLPVIESTVLIEDGPYEAPEGKMINSDFLNGLSVSEAAKKAVQILTQKKIGRYKVNYRLQDPIFSRQRYWGEPFPIYYKDNGLPYPLAASQLPLVLPAVSSYTPNQSGAPPLGNAANWSTPEGYPLDLHTMPGWAGSSWYFLRYMDPHNTETFLSKEKEAYWKAVDFYIGGAEHATGHLLYARFWTKLLYDLGHIAMHEPFPRLLHQGLIQKLTAIVYRLKDKNVFVSAGLIAEYDVMPIYIPTAFVEKEVVDLKALKNWRPEFADACFLLEEGKYICGGKMEKMSKSKHNVVDPEQVIAEYGADALRLYLMFLGPLEQSKPWDLSGIEGVFRFLNKAWRFVHRAKATWTTTALDQITLKIMHQTIKNVTHAIQKCSFNTAISSLMICLNRLATCERVTPSIVADFILLLEPFAPYIAAELWETIGKTDSIKAVGFPLWDETYLEEKSFTYPIAVNGKVRTKMVFESNLPPMTIEEAVLANEAIQKWVAGKSPKKVVVVPNKMVNIVV from the coding sequence ATGCAACCTTATATTTTTACGGAGATAGAAAAAAAATGGCAGAATAGATGGCAAGAACAAAAATCTATTATAAGTAGTAGGTCTTGTACTACTACCGATGCGCCCAAATATTACCTACTAAATATGTTTCCCTACCCTTCAGGATCAGGCCTCCATGTAGGGCATTATATGGGATATGTGGCTTCAGATATATTGGCTCGTTATTATAAACATAACGGATACCATGTACTGAACCCAATGGGATTTGATGCTTTTGGCCTGCCTGCTGAGCAGCATGCGATCCAAACCGGCAGGCACCCTGCCATTACCACTGCAAAAAATATAGAAAAATATACCGCACAACTGAATCAAGTGGCCTTAGACTTCGATTGGGATCAATCCGTTAATACTAGTGACCCTGCTTATTATAGGTGGACACAATGGATATTTTTACAAATGTTCAATGCTTGGTACAATACCGCTACACAAAAAGCAGCGCCTATTGACGCACTGATTCAGGAATTTGTTCGCCACGGTAATACCAAAGTGCAAGCTGCCTGTGATGACCATACACCTATTTTTTCAGCTGAAGAGTGGGGTGCATACACTGAAACAGAACAACAGGCCAAGCTATTGCACTATCGATTGGCTTATCTCAAGGATAGCATGGTCAACTGGTGTGAGGGGTTGGGCACTGTTTTAGCCAATGAGGAAGTGAAAGATGGGCTTTCTGAAAGAGGCGGTTATCCAGTGACACGCAAAAAGATGAAACAATGGAGTTTACGTATGACCGCCTATGCAGAACGGTTGCGCGCCGATCTAGACCTCCTAGATTGGCCTCTTTCTACCAAAGAGATGCAGCGCAACTGGTTGGGTAAGTCTGAAGGTGCAGAAATTACCTTTAGAGTGCAAGGACAACGTGGCGAAACGATTACGGTTTTTACTACCAGACCAGAAACCATTTTTGGTGCTTGCTTTATAGCCTTAGCGCCTGAGCATCCTTGGGTGTATTTTATGGCCAAACAAACCGGTGATGTAGAACTTATGACCTATATCGAACAGTCACAAAACCGTTCAGAGCGAAGCCGTCTTGCAGAAACTAATTTTTTAAGCGGTGTGTTTGTAGGTGCTTGTGTTATTCATCCTTTTACAGGAGCCCCCTTACCCATTTGGGTAGCAGATTATGTACTACCTAACTATGGTAGCGGTGCGATTATGGGGGTGCCTGCGCATGATAAACGAGATTATATCTTTGCGCAATCTTTTGATTTATTAACCTTACCTGTAATAGAAAGTACGGTACTGATAGAAGATGGGCCCTACGAAGCCCCTGAAGGTAAGATGATTAACTCTGATTTTTTAAATGGACTTTCCGTATCGGAAGCTGCTAAAAAAGCGGTCCAAATACTTACGCAAAAAAAGATTGGCCGGTATAAGGTGAACTATAGATTGCAAGATCCTATATTTAGTCGGCAACGATATTGGGGGGAGCCTTTTCCAATATATTACAAGGACAATGGACTCCCTTATCCACTTGCTGCGTCTCAATTGCCCCTTGTATTACCAGCCGTAAGTAGTTATACCCCTAATCAATCTGGTGCGCCTCCATTGGGTAATGCAGCCAACTGGTCTACACCAGAAGGCTATCCTTTAGACCTCCATACGATGCCAGGTTGGGCGGGTTCTAGTTGGTATTTTTTGCGGTACATGGACCCACACAATACAGAAACCTTTCTGAGCAAAGAAAAAGAAGCCTATTGGAAAGCAGTAGATTTTTATATAGGTGGCGCAGAACATGCCACAGGGCATCTGCTTTATGCACGCTTTTGGACCAAACTATTATATGATTTGGGTCATATTGCAATGCATGAACCATTTCCAAGATTGCTCCATCAAGGGCTCATTCAGAAACTTACCGCCATAGTATATCGCTTAAAAGATAAAAATGTTTTTGTAAGTGCTGGCCTTATAGCGGAATATGATGTTATGCCGATCTATATTCCTACAGCATTTGTCGAAAAAGAGGTTGTAGACCTAAAAGCTTTAAAAAACTGGCGTCCTGAGTTTGCGGATGCATGCTTCCTGCTAGAGGAGGGGAAATATATATGTGGGGGTAAAATGGAAAAAATGTCTAAATCGAAACACAATGTAGTGGACCCAGAGCAGGTGATCGCCGAATATGGCGCTGATGCTTTACGTTTGTATTTGATGTTTTTAGGACCATTAGAACAATCTAAACCATGGGATTTATCTGGTATAGAAGGAGTCTTCCGTTTTCTAAACAAAGCATGGCGTTTTGTACATCGTGCAAAAGCTACCTGGACGACTACTGCGCTAGACCAGATCACGCTTAAAATCATGCATCAAACGATTAAAAATGTAACGCATGCAATTCAAAAATGTTCTTTTAATACGGCGATAAGTAGTTTAATGATTTGCCTGAATAGGTTAGCAACTTGTGAGCGGGTAACGCCCTCTATTGTAGCCGACTTTATTTTACTGTTGGAGCCTTTTGCACCTTATATAGCTGCTGAGCTATGGGAAACGATAGGCAAAACAGACAGCATTAAAGCGGTTGGTTTTCCACTTTGGGATGAGACCTATCTAGAGGAAAAAAGTTTTACCTACCCTATTGCAGTGAATGGCAAGGTACGCACTAAGATGGTTTTTGAATCTAATCTACCGCCTATGACTATAGAAGAAGCCGTATTGGCCAATGAGGCGATTCAAAAATGGGTGGCCGGAAAATCGCCTAAAAAGGTAGTAGTGGTGCCTAACAAAATGGTGAATATAGTTGTATAA